One Malaclemys terrapin pileata isolate rMalTer1 chromosome 7, rMalTer1.hap1, whole genome shotgun sequence genomic region harbors:
- the IL17RE gene encoding interleukin-17 receptor E, translating into MGRPAPCALLLAAVLLLAGPRAGAPRPRVTANFACRVRVDSALPRPRCRQREQDGAGLSPPALALSTARLCQASRDCQPCVHVRLALHTAGLGSVRGLRLDFLVLGSNRASWLKVWRKQPEAAGSLWQVQFDCFPVESGHRVLVSLGTVPDQGLSLNRSHLVAAEPAGPKFSYAWRPEARAIEVSVPEGPALAVRLCHQLALECEELSTPFPRQALVSGGHSVVLPYEFLVPCLCIEASYQHRDSLRTKLCPFQPQPEAYGSELWASMQFHDFSASSEANMLMVLSARCPLHPTATLCWKESDTGACHSVPNSTAMESNQAYTVEKVDVHPLLCFKFSYGNSSHVECPHRPDTAWNVSMSIWFLQLLLRVTSTVPASFSAALCRQQGSRCEPEAPVYTVTSPESFGPRELSLLLPLQIMGGCVLVWRSDVHFARKQLLCADVARKRFGLLALGLGLALGLLGTVLLLNCRSLRKLTTAPRGRRPVLLVYSPDSEEHKVLVCTLADVLCSALGCDVRLDLWEAGSVGRLGALPWLYVQRERVAREQGTVLILWSQGSARLYQLWRGAAAGSCGSPDPHDLFGAAMSCLQSELQVGGGAGQLGDWALAYFGELCSRRDVPPALCLLPCYRLPRELPGLACLLQGSARPPAWLRPSTLLHRLLMSEKRKCLQGRVELCRLQQPEGAPLARLAAHQVGSVGPSPRAPPARPTSQRPSCT; encoded by the exons GCCTGCAGAGTCAGGG tgGACAGTGCCCTCCCAAGGCCCCGGTGTCGCCAGAGGGAGCAGGATGGAGCAGGCCTGTCCCCGCCAGCCCTAGCTCTGAGCACTGCCCGGCTGTGCCAGGCCTCCCGCGACTGCCAGCCATGCGTGCATGTGCGTCTGGCCCTGCACACCGCAG ggctggggagtgtCCGTGGGCTGCGGCTGGATTTCCTGGTGCTGGGCTCCAACAGGGCCAGCTGGCTGAAGGTCTGGAGAAAGCAGCCGGAGGCTGCAGGCTCCCTG TGGCAGGTGCAGTTCGACTGTTTCCCGGTGGAGAGCGGGCACCGTGTTCTGGTCTCGCTTGGCACCGTCCCTGACCAGGGGCTGAGCCTCAACCGGAGCCACCTGGTCGCTGCAGAGCCGGCAG GCCCCAAGTTCAGCTACGCCTGGCGCCCGGAGGCACGGGCCATTGAGGTGTCGGTGCCCGAGGGCCCTGCCCTGGCCGTGCGGCTGTGCCACCAGCTGGCCCTGGAGTGCGAGGAGCtgtccacccccttcccccgacAG GCGTTGGTGTCTGGGGGTCACAGTGTTGTGCTGCCCTACGAGTTCCTGGTGCCCTGTCTCTGCATTGAG GCCTCCTACCAGCACCGTGACAGCCTCCGCACCAAGCTGTGCCCTTTCCAGCCCCAGCCGGAAGCTT atgGCTCCGAGCTGTGGGCGTCCATGCAGTTCCATGACTTCAGCGCCAGCAGTGAGGCCAACATGCTCATGGTGCTGAGTGCCCGTTGCCCGCTGCACCCGACCGCCACCCTGTGCTGGAAGGAGAGTGACACGGGGGCCTGCCACAGTGTCCCCAACTCCACAGCCATGGAGTCCAACCAG GCCTACACCGTGGAGAAGGTGGATGTGCATCCTCTGCTCTGCTTCAAG TTCTCCTACGGCAACAGCAGCCACGTGGAGTGCCCGCACCGGCCAG ACACCGCCTGGAACGTGTCCATGAGCATCTGGTTCCTGCAGCTTCTCCTGCGTGTGACCTCCACTGTCCCGGCATCCTTCAGCGCAGCCCTGTGCCGGCAGCAGGGGAGCCGGTGTGAGCCAGAGGCACCTGTCTACACCGTCACAAGC CCAGAGAGCTTCGGCCCCAGGGAGCTGagcctgctgctgccgctgcagaTCATGGGCGGCTGTGTGCTG GTGTGGCGCTCCGACGTGCACTTTGCCCGGAAGCAGCTCCTGTGCGCAGATG TTGCTCGCAAGCGCTTTGGGCTGCTCgccctggggctgggcctggctctggggctgctgggcactgtcctgctgctgaattgcagGAGCCTCCGGAAACTCACCACAG cgCCGCGGGGCCGTCGGCCCGTCCTGCTGGTCTATTCCCCCGACTCCGAGGAGCACAAGGTTCTGGTCTGCACCTTGGCGGACGTGCTGTGCTCGGCGCTGGGCTGCGACGTGCGGCTGGACCTGTGGGAGGCGGGCAGCGTGGGGCGGCTGGGGGCACTGCCCTGGCTCTATGTGCAGCGGGAGCGGGTGGCCCGGGAGCAGGGCACCGTGCTGATcctgtggagccagggcagcgCCCGGCTCTACCAGCTGTGGCGGGGGGCAGCTGCAGGCAGCTGCGGCTCTCCGGACCCCCACGATCTGTTCGGCGCAGCCATGTCCTGTCTGCAGAGCGAGCTGCaggtgggcgggggggcagggcagctgggcgACTGGGCGCTGGCCTACTTTGGCGAGCTGTGCAGCCGGCGAGATGTGCCGCCTGCCCTGTGCCTGCTGCCCTGCTACCGCCTGCCGCGGGagctgcctggcctggcctgcttgctgcagggcagcgcccggccccccGCCTGGTTGCGCCCCAGCACGCTGCTGCACCGGCTGCTCATGTCGGAGAAGAGGAAGTGCCTGCAAGGCAGGGTGGAGCTGTGCCGGCTGCAGCAGCCCGAGGGGGcgcccctggccaggctggcagCCCACCAGGTGGGGTCTGTGGGGCCCAGCCCCCGCGCCCCTCCAGCCAGGCCGACCTCGCAGAGACCCAGCTGCACCTGA